tgcttggggcagaatcactgccagcccttggcacaggaacctctggctgcaggacaatgcagctgcagctcctggagccatctcctaaagctggaacatcccaatgcctacagaccctgtgagtacattctctgattgtctcttgtgcagagcagccaggggtgcccagggctgtcgtgcagagcagggtcctgcagcccagggcgctgtgctggggcagggactgtgctgcctgccagggactgCTCCCAGCGCTGGGGGACAagatctgggtgggaggagacagctggtcaGGCTTGGAAGTGTTCTCCTTGTGTGGTGAGGATGCTGCAATGTTCaggactgctcccagcagggcatTTGACTGTAGAATATTTCCAAGTAGATTTTACCGGGAGCATAGTgaagcaggggctgcagaaaagggaaaatcctgctttttttattcaactggtttgggttggaaattCCACATAGATATTCATCACTCAGTTAAGGTTGTAAAATTAAATTCTCTGTGATCTGAATAAATCAGGCAGCAACAGCAATTAGCACAGGACATCAAAGGCAGCATCAGTGTCGTTTTTCCAGATTCCTCAGGGTTGCTCTGATGTtgccatcagagcctgcagagccagagctgcccctaggcagtgccagagctgggaggggtctgcagggcagagctgagcccccagggctgggctgggctctggcagcactggcagggcccagccctgggcacagggaagcagctgctggcagggacagctccaggcagcagatccctgggcaggcagtgggggaaaagtgcccccaggctgtgctgggatatttCAAGTCCTCTCCTCAACCCAACTATTAATGGTTACTTTTCTACAGATCCCCATGCCAAGgcacagcaaatgtccaacagcagctccatcaggcacttcctcctgctggcattggcagacacacagcagctgcagctccttcacttctgcctcttgctgggcatctccctggctgccctcctgggcaacggcctcatcatcagcactgtagcctgcggccaccacctgcacacgcccatgttcttcttcctgctcaacctggccctcactgacctgggctccatctgcaccactgtccccaaagccatgcacaattccctctgggacaccagaaccatctcctactcaggatgtgctgtacagctgtttttctgtctcttcttcatctcagcagagctttcccttctgaccatcatgtgctacgaccgctacgtgtccatctgcaaacccctgcactacgtgaccctcctgggcagcagagcttgtgcccacatggcagcagctgcctgggccagtgcctttctctattcactgctgcacacagccaatacattttccctgcccctgtgccatggcaatgccctgggccagttcttctgtgaaatcccacagatccccaagctctcctgctccaaatcctaCCTCAGGGAATTTGGTCTTCTTGCTGTTAGCGGTTGTTTGGtgtttggctgttttgtgttcattgttttctcctatgtgcagatcttcagggctgtgctgaggatcccctctgagcagggacggcacaaagccttttccacctgcctccctcacctggccgtggtctccctgttcctcagcactggTACATTAACTTACCTGAAGCCTctctccatgtcctccccatccctggatctggccctgtcagttctgtactcagtggtgcctccagccctgaatcccctcatctacagcctgaggaaccgggagctcaaggctgcagtgtggagactgatgactggatgctttcagaaatattaaaCTGCTTGCCAGTTTCTGCCAATCATTTGTAATGAAAGTCACCTTTGACACCTTTTGTTTGTTCGGTTgtgagttttttcttttcttttactgttttcATGTGGTCCAAAAGGACATGTCGTTctttgtgccatttctcattttgtttctctccaccttcCATGTGGCCAAAGACTGTGTCAATGAGAGGCTGGTTTCCTTATGGCTTTAAAAGAaactaaaggatctcccagccAAGTTTTCTGCCGAGATGCCCCCTTTtattgccttctctggagctgcagcagcaatgtctgtgtgcagagctgggggcagatcagtgctggcccagcagctgtgcccagcagcagcagcagctcttggtgttgccagtgctgctgccgtggccctgccccgaTGCCTTGGTGGCcttggtgttgctgcagggcctgagtgctctcggggctgggcacagccctgggggtggcagtgccggggctgcagcaggcacaggccatgggcactgctgtggcagcgctgacgcctcagcccagggcctgggggctccaggctccttgcccaggctctctcaagaacacaccCAGaccaatgctcagcacagaaaagccccgtgagcagccccaggctggccgtgggcaggctgggggcaaagagcatggctggggctctgcaagggccctggggcagacgggaaggagcagcagagcaggggctgatccatccccagtgcgctgcacagcccagggcagcgtcccagagcgtcctgatggagctgccaacaacatcccccctctgcagtcctggcctctcccccagctcacacaggtgccccatccttgcaggcacagacacggcagcactggctcagcagcccctgtttgcattgcacacagcagggggagcacccccatgctgttggtgtggggacatgaacctgagggagcacaaatgccatcagcccctggggccagcaagggctgggggacaccagagAAACCACTCAGCattgtcctggcctctgcagtcagccagaaagtttgttcccatcagctgggagtttcctgtcccactgcagacgctgttgctcaggGCCAGGGCTGTCTGGCAGCCActcccaaactgccctgagaaTTTCCTTGGCTtcatctttgctttctttactcttcgTGCTACAAACTTCTTCCTGTTCCCCACTCCAGTaggcccagaactggacgcaGCCCttgaggtgctgcccaagcagtgctgagcacaggggaagaatccctgccctgctcctgctggccacaccattcctgatccaggccaggagccgttggccttcttgcccacctgggcagtCTTCTGGCTCAtgcccagcctgctgtccatcagtccctgcaggtccctttctgcctggctgctgtccagccactctgtccccagcctgtagcactgcaggggttgttgtggccaaagtgcaggacccggcacttggacttgttaaacctcaccttgttggatcACACATCCTTGTTAAACCacacctggatccagcctgtccagggccctctgCACAGCCCTCGTGCCTCCATCCTCCATCAGATCCAAAGTCACACCCActttggtgtcatctgcagattTGCTGATGCTGgactcaatcccctcatccagaccATTCCATGCAGGCATtgaaatccatgctggctggctctgatccctcggccatcctgtgggtgccctgtgatggcactcagggtgatctgttccataaccttgctgggcacccaggtcaggctgacaggactggagttccccagctcctccttccagcccttcttggcgatgggctcacactggcacctccagtcctCTGGGCCCTCCatgctgagccagcactgatggtaaatgat
This is a stretch of genomic DNA from Ammospiza caudacuta isolate bAmmCau1 unplaced genomic scaffold, bAmmCau1.pri scaffold_39, whole genome shotgun sequence. It encodes these proteins:
- the LOC131571881 gene encoding olfactory receptor 14I1-like; the protein is MSNSSSIRHFLLLALADTQQLQLLHFCLLLGISLAALLGNGLIISTVACGHHLHTPMFFFLLNLALTDLGSICTTVPKAMHNSLWDTRTISYSGCAVQLFFCLFFISAELSLLTIMCYDRYVSICKPLHYVTLLGSRACAHMAAAAWASAFLYSLLHTANTFSLPLCHGNALGQFFCEIPQIPKLSCSKSYLREFGLLAVSGCLVFGCFVFIVFSYVQIFRAVLRIPSEQGRHKAFSTCLPHLAVVSLFLSTGTLTYLKPLSMSSPSLDLALSVLYSVVPPALNPLIYSLRNRELKAAVWRLMTGCFQKY